A genomic stretch from Glaciecola nitratireducens FR1064 includes:
- a CDS encoding RNA methyltransferase, translating to MKYANTIDLVNSNETQADFKRWSGHGLVSIGLVNPKSATNVASILRACGCYGASAVFYTGQRFGYAKNFNADTRQMRHIIPTIGVDDLLAIAPKDASKVVIELVEGAIPLPEFVHPENAFYIFGPEDASVPEDIVAACDHVVYIPTRNSMNLAATANVVLYDRMAKSDYVANDELIKKSRDNNNGLAI from the coding sequence ATGAAATACGCGAATACCATTGATCTAGTCAATTCAAACGAAACGCAAGCCGACTTCAAGCGATGGTCGGGTCATGGTTTAGTCAGTATTGGCTTGGTCAACCCTAAATCGGCAACAAATGTTGCTTCAATTTTACGCGCTTGTGGTTGCTATGGCGCTAGCGCTGTTTTTTATACAGGTCAGCGCTTTGGCTATGCGAAAAACTTCAATGCAGATACACGACAAATGCGACATATAATCCCTACCATAGGGGTCGATGACTTATTAGCAATCGCGCCAAAAGATGCCAGCAAAGTCGTTATAGAGCTGGTTGAGGGTGCCATACCATTACCGGAATTTGTGCACCCAGAAAATGCATTTTACATATTCGGTCCTGAAGACGCTTCCGTGCCTGAAGACATCGTTGCAGCATGCGATCACGTTGTATACATCCCCACTCGCAACAGCATGAATTTAGCGGCCACTGCAAACGTTGTCTTATACGACCGCATGGCAAAAAGTGACTATGTCGCAAATGATGAACTGATAAAAAAAAGCCGAGACAACAATAACGGCCTAGCCATATAA
- a CDS encoding phospholipase A, with protein sequence MKLVNISKFWASALTLIFISSAYAQETSPPTQETPPPESELEIVKSVKQVVEEANDNNQTTNSILDKRVKSVKESNINPFSISQYRQNYLLPFTYVSSPNAISVDGLTDENIDKFEAKYQISVSMPLYLMEDDASGVFFGMTLISFWQVYNSETSKPFRENNYEPEVFYQWQTDWDILGYRFNQFNLGLNHQSNGQSGLKSRSWNRLYATAIFSDIDSFYYLKAWYRLPEDEKTFELDPTGDDNPDITDFIGHAELGYGFNFGKVNLLTKITNNLSLSENRGSIEFNLTYPINDRYDWLLQYFNGYGDSLIDYNRHQQRIGLGIQLKLF encoded by the coding sequence TTGAAATTAGTCAACATATCCAAGTTTTGGGCTTCTGCTCTTACCTTAATTTTCATAAGCTCAGCCTACGCTCAAGAGACAAGCCCTCCCACTCAAGAAACGCCTCCCCCAGAGTCAGAGTTAGAGATAGTGAAATCGGTTAAGCAAGTCGTTGAAGAAGCGAATGATAACAATCAAACGACGAATTCAATATTAGACAAACGCGTAAAAAGTGTAAAAGAATCAAATATTAATCCATTTTCCATTTCACAATATCGTCAAAATTACCTACTCCCTTTCACTTATGTGAGTTCACCCAACGCAATCAGCGTAGATGGCCTAACAGATGAAAACATCGACAAATTTGAAGCCAAATATCAGATTAGTGTGAGCATGCCGCTCTACTTGATGGAAGATGATGCCAGCGGTGTTTTCTTCGGTATGACATTAATCAGCTTTTGGCAGGTTTACAACAGCGAAACTTCAAAACCGTTTCGTGAAAACAACTATGAACCTGAAGTGTTTTATCAATGGCAAACTGATTGGGACATACTTGGCTATCGCTTTAATCAATTCAATCTTGGTTTGAACCATCAATCTAATGGCCAAAGTGGCTTAAAATCAAGAAGTTGGAATCGCCTTTACGCTACTGCTATTTTCAGCGATATCGACTCCTTTTATTACTTAAAAGCGTGGTATCGATTACCTGAAGATGAAAAAACCTTTGAGCTAGATCCAACAGGCGATGACAATCCAGATATTACTGACTTTATAGGGCACGCCGAACTTGGTTATGGTTTTAACTTCGGTAAAGTTAACTTACTTACCAAAATTACAAATAACCTGTCGTTAAGCGAGAATCGTGGCAGCATAGAATTCAACCTTACTTATCCTATTAACGATAGATATGACTGGCTTCTACAGTACTTTAACGGCTACGGTGACTCACTCATTGATTACAATCGACACCAGCAGCGTATTGGGCTTGGTATTCAGTTGAAATTGTTCTGA
- a CDS encoding MBL fold metallo-hydrolase, with the protein MKITFCGVRGSTPAPGAEFIRYGGNTACVHVELADGSDIVLDAGTGIRELGKKLASKKTPVHILLSHNHWDHIQGFPFFIPIYQPNREILITPGLTDLKQPEAVLDQMTGSYFPVHKNDLAAIIKVIPRPVQEDDEWYINNALVSRLKMNHPGGGSCYTIKENGSKIAYITDNELYPPYRKQTDFLDFVEFATGADLLIHDAQYLVSDMPGKSGWGHSVAEEAVKLAMACKVKQLALYSHDPERTDDDIDEIIAHCNDVIDAGGMDLICFGAREGQIIEI; encoded by the coding sequence ATGAAAATCACTTTTTGTGGAGTTCGCGGTTCCACACCAGCACCGGGCGCAGAGTTTATACGCTACGGTGGCAACACTGCATGCGTGCATGTGGAGTTGGCCGACGGCAGCGATATTGTATTGGATGCCGGCACTGGTATACGCGAACTCGGTAAAAAGCTAGCGAGTAAAAAAACACCTGTACACATTTTGCTAAGCCATAACCATTGGGATCACATTCAAGGTTTTCCCTTTTTCATTCCAATTTACCAACCTAATCGCGAGATCTTGATTACACCGGGCTTAACGGACTTGAAACAGCCTGAGGCCGTACTCGATCAGATGACAGGCTCTTATTTCCCAGTTCATAAAAACGATCTTGCAGCCATCATAAAAGTGATACCTCGTCCCGTGCAAGAAGATGATGAATGGTATATCAATAACGCGCTAGTAAGCCGACTCAAAATGAATCATCCCGGGGGAGGCAGTTGTTACACTATAAAGGAAAACGGTTCTAAAATTGCCTATATTACTGACAATGAACTCTATCCTCCTTATCGAAAACAAACTGACTTTTTAGATTTTGTCGAATTTGCAACGGGCGCCGACCTTCTTATTCATGACGCTCAATACCTTGTATCGGATATGCCAGGAAAATCGGGCTGGGGCCATAGTGTCGCTGAGGAAGCCGTGAAACTGGCTATGGCTTGCAAGGTAAAACAACTTGCACTGTACAGTCATGACCCTGAGCGCACCGACGATGATATCGACGAAATCATTGCTCATTGCAACGATGTTATCGACGCAGGAGGGATGGACTTAATTTGTTTTGGTGCTCGAGAAGGTCAAATAATCGAAATATAA
- a CDS encoding proline--tRNA ligase, which produces MRTSQYLLATQKETPAEAEVISHQLMLRAGMVRKLASGLYNWLPTGLRVVNKVAAIVRDEMNKAGAIEISMPVVQPGDLWEESGRWDDYGPELLRIKDRHNRDFVLGPTHEEVVTNLVKNEVSSYKQLPLNLYQIQTKFRDEVRPRFGIMRSREFIMKDAYSFHIDAESLDQTYQIMHQAYCNIFERIGLLYRPVIADSGSIGGAVSHEFHVLADSGEDDIAYSDTSDYAANVELAEAVALGEATEGAAELQLVDTPDAKTIAKVSALLGCDVKQTVKTLIVKADEDSGHEFVALILRGDHSLNSIKAEKLALVASPLQMADEAAVKAKLNCGFGSLGPVELDLPIIVDRSAETASDFVCGANKEAQHFTGANWQRDVKTYTVADIRNVVAGDPSPDGEGILAIAKGIEVGHIFQLGDKYSKAMNCGVLTESGKHDVLQMGCYGIGVTRIVAAAIEQNNDKYGIIWPESIAPFKVVIIPMNMHKSPRIQEVAEKLYKDLCDAGIEVLFDDRKERPGVMFNDMELIGIPYSVVIGERNLDNQQLEIKNRKSGEKTLLEVDNLLEYIKNLG; this is translated from the coding sequence ATGCGTACCTCTCAATATTTACTTGCTACTCAGAAAGAAACACCAGCTGAAGCTGAAGTTATTAGCCATCAACTTATGCTTCGCGCCGGTATGGTTCGCAAACTTGCCTCTGGTTTATATAATTGGCTCCCTACTGGCTTAAGAGTCGTTAATAAAGTAGCTGCCATAGTGAGAGATGAGATGAACAAAGCTGGCGCAATCGAAATATCGATGCCCGTTGTTCAACCCGGTGACTTATGGGAAGAGTCTGGTCGTTGGGACGACTATGGACCAGAGTTATTGCGCATAAAGGATCGTCACAATCGAGATTTCGTGCTTGGTCCAACGCATGAAGAAGTTGTCACCAACCTTGTTAAGAATGAAGTTAGCAGCTATAAGCAGCTACCGCTAAATTTGTATCAGATTCAAACCAAATTTCGTGACGAAGTGCGTCCTAGGTTTGGCATTATGCGCAGCCGAGAGTTCATTATGAAAGATGCGTATTCGTTTCATATCGACGCAGAAAGTCTAGATCAGACTTATCAAATAATGCATCAAGCTTACTGCAATATATTTGAAAGAATTGGTTTATTGTATCGTCCTGTTATTGCGGACTCGGGTTCAATCGGTGGCGCAGTTTCTCATGAGTTTCATGTATTAGCCGACTCGGGTGAGGATGATATTGCTTACAGTGATACATCTGACTATGCAGCGAATGTAGAGCTAGCCGAAGCAGTTGCCTTAGGAGAAGCGACAGAGGGTGCTGCCGAGCTTCAGCTTGTCGATACCCCTGATGCGAAAACAATTGCGAAGGTATCAGCATTGCTTGGCTGCGACGTAAAACAAACGGTCAAAACGTTGATCGTAAAAGCTGACGAAGATTCAGGACATGAGTTTGTTGCCCTAATATTGCGTGGTGATCACAGTTTAAACAGCATTAAAGCGGAAAAGTTAGCACTCGTTGCCTCGCCACTGCAAATGGCCGACGAAGCGGCGGTAAAAGCTAAACTTAACTGTGGTTTTGGCTCTTTAGGGCCTGTTGAGCTTGATCTTCCAATTATCGTTGACCGCAGTGCAGAAACAGCGTCTGATTTCGTTTGCGGTGCTAATAAAGAAGCACAACACTTTACCGGAGCCAACTGGCAACGAGATGTGAAAACATACACAGTGGCTGATATACGTAACGTAGTCGCCGGCGACCCTTCGCCCGATGGAGAGGGAATACTAGCGATTGCCAAAGGTATCGAGGTTGGCCACATTTTCCAACTTGGTGATAAATATTCAAAAGCAATGAATTGTGGCGTGTTAACTGAATCAGGTAAACATGACGTCCTACAGATGGGTTGTTATGGTATCGGTGTTACACGCATTGTCGCGGCAGCCATTGAGCAAAACAACGATAAATACGGCATTATTTGGCCTGAAAGTATCGCGCCGTTCAAAGTCGTTATTATTCCGATGAATATGCACAAATCTCCTCGCATCCAAGAAGTTGCTGAAAAGCTCTACAAAGACTTATGTGACGCTGGTATCGAAGTGTTATTTGATGATAGAAAAGAACGTCCAGGTGTCATGTTTAATGATATGGAATTAATTGGCATACCTTACAGCGTTGTAATTGGCGAGCGGAATCTTGATAATCAGCAGCTTGAAATAAAAAATAGAAAATCAGGTGAAAAAACTTTGTTAGAGGTCGATAACCTGCTTGAGTACATAAAAAATTTAGGCTAA
- the tsaA gene encoding tRNA (N6-threonylcarbamoyladenosine(37)-N6)-methyltransferase TrmO — MTKRNSNAGSTNAASFEFRSIGIISTPFKQKFGIPRQSQSISKATGLIIFSSDINPVNACRGLDDFSHLWISFIFHENLQGGWKDTVRPPRLGGNEKVGVFASRSTFRPNPIGLSVVKNLGLNSKNELVVAGVDLLDKTPIIDIKPYIRYADSISDASCGFAEFAPDTILQVDYSDLARVKLNKLLHKHPDFEVLLQNILEQDPRPAYKSVTEDEKTYSVLLYSYDIKWQVREAINYVIDIEAKY; from the coding sequence ATGACCAAACGAAATAGTAATGCAGGTAGTACAAATGCAGCTAGTTTTGAGTTTCGTTCAATCGGTATTATCTCTACACCTTTTAAACAGAAATTTGGTATTCCACGGCAATCACAGTCAATTAGCAAGGCAACGGGTCTTATTATATTTTCATCCGATATCAATCCAGTAAATGCATGCCGCGGACTCGATGACTTTTCACATCTATGGATAAGCTTTATATTTCATGAAAATCTACAGGGGGGATGGAAAGATACGGTTCGCCCTCCTCGCCTAGGCGGCAACGAAAAGGTGGGCGTATTCGCCAGCAGAAGCACGTTTCGACCAAATCCTATCGGCCTTTCCGTCGTGAAAAATCTAGGGCTCAATAGCAAAAATGAGCTCGTAGTGGCAGGCGTCGATTTACTAGATAAAACACCTATTATCGATATTAAACCTTATATACGGTACGCGGACAGTATAAGCGATGCCTCTTGCGGATTTGCTGAATTTGCTCCCGACACGATTCTGCAGGTCGACTACTCTGATCTTGCCCGTGTAAAGCTTAATAAGCTGCTGCACAAGCACCCTGACTTTGAAGTGCTATTGCAGAATATTTTAGAGCAAGATCCTCGCCCAGCATACAAATCAGTAACGGAAGATGAAAAAACATATTCAGTCCTATTGTACAGTTACGATATCAAATGGCAGGTACGTGAGGCAATAAACTACGTTATTGATATTGAAGCTAAATACTAA
- a CDS encoding DUF1415 domain-containing protein: MTTQTAVEQTLHWVDKVIIGENFCPFARKERDSHRIRAVATEETDNGLILQALLDEMQLLENQSNIETTLLIITNGVKDFFDYLDLVDLANRLLKQEQYEGVFQLATFHPDYMFADAPADATSHYTNRSPFPMLHIIREESLELALETFPNPENIPVRNIKHAEKLGKAFFQQLLGSHDQTK, translated from the coding sequence ATGACAACTCAAACAGCGGTTGAACAGACACTACATTGGGTTGATAAAGTCATTATCGGTGAAAATTTCTGCCCCTTCGCACGCAAAGAGCGAGACAGTCACCGCATCCGCGCCGTTGCAACTGAAGAAACAGATAACGGGCTGATTTTGCAAGCATTGCTAGATGAAATGCAGTTATTAGAAAACCAAAGCAACATTGAAACGACGCTACTCATTATCACTAATGGTGTCAAAGATTTCTTCGATTACTTAGATTTAGTTGACCTTGCTAATAGGCTATTAAAACAAGAACAATACGAAGGTGTTTTTCAGCTAGCCACCTTTCATCCAGACTATATGTTTGCTGACGCACCGGCCGATGCCACCAGCCACTATACCAATCGTTCACCTTTTCCGATGTTACATATCATTCGTGAAGAAAGCTTAGAATTAGCGCTCGAGACGTTTCCGAATCCTGAAAATATTCCCGTGCGTAACATTAAACATGCAGAGAAATTAGGAAAAGCGTTTTTTCAGCAATTGCTTGGCTCACATGACCAAACGAAATAG
- the folD gene encoding bifunctional methylenetetrahydrofolate dehydrogenase/methenyltetrahydrofolate cyclohydrolase FolD, producing the protein MTAHLIDGKKIAKHVRDNVHAYVDTLKEANRRMPGLAVVLVGSNEASKVYVSNKTKACEEVGFVSKSFNLPSDTSEEKLLALVDELNLDGTIDGILVQLPLPAGLNAEKVLERIHPHKDVDGFHPYNIGRLAQRMPALRPCTPKGIMTMIEATKRPVKGLDAVIVGASNIVGRPMGLELLLAGCTVTTCHKFTKQLKEHVMRADLLVVAVGKPHFIPGEWIKEGAIVIDVGINRLENGKLTGDVDFEIARERADWITPVPGGVGPMTVASLIENTLEAYVKFHSHNAKQAASKEQ; encoded by the coding sequence ATGACTGCTCATTTAATAGACGGTAAAAAAATTGCCAAACATGTTAGAGACAACGTACATGCTTACGTGGATACGCTTAAGGAAGCAAACAGAAGGATGCCCGGACTAGCCGTCGTTTTAGTAGGTAGCAATGAAGCATCTAAAGTTTATGTGAGCAACAAAACGAAAGCGTGTGAAGAAGTCGGCTTTGTTTCCAAATCATTCAATCTTCCATCCGATACCTCGGAAGAAAAACTGCTCGCATTAGTAGACGAGTTAAATCTTGATGGCACTATAGATGGCATATTAGTGCAATTACCCTTGCCAGCAGGTTTAAATGCGGAAAAAGTGCTAGAGCGAATACATCCGCATAAAGACGTCGACGGTTTTCATCCTTACAACATTGGACGATTGGCACAGCGTATGCCTGCCCTGCGCCCATGCACGCCGAAAGGCATTATGACCATGATTGAAGCTACCAAGCGCCCTGTCAAAGGATTAGATGCTGTCATCGTGGGTGCTTCGAATATTGTGGGGCGGCCTATGGGTTTAGAACTATTGTTAGCCGGGTGCACTGTCACAACGTGCCATAAATTTACGAAACAGTTGAAAGAGCATGTGATGCGCGCCGATTTGCTGGTAGTTGCTGTTGGTAAGCCTCACTTCATTCCTGGAGAATGGATAAAAGAAGGTGCTATCGTGATTGATGTGGGTATCAATCGCTTGGAGAACGGTAAGCTGACCGGTGATGTTGATTTTGAGATAGCGAGAGAACGCGCTGACTGGATTACTCCCGTACCCGGCGGCGTCGGACCAATGACAGTTGCCAGTCTGATCGAAAATACGCTCGAGGCCTATGTCAAATTTCACAGCCATAACGCTAAACAAGCGGCTTCGAAGGAACAGTAG